The following proteins are encoded in a genomic region of Deltaproteobacteria bacterium:
- a CDS encoding aminotransferase class I/II-fold pyridoxal phosphate-dependent enzyme, translated as MMTAKRLEAFDAYLGTAMNVILTRMKEEGKDVINLGLGDPDTQPPEHLRKALADACLNPDHHHYPSFYSQRPLREAISTWYRERYGVETDPETEVLPLLGSAEGLFHIHSCLLDIDDVALVPDPAYPAYEAGVKIAGGVVEYVPLLKENGFVPDLEAIPSDTARRAKMIWINYPNNPTAAVATESFFQRLIEWAREYEVAVVADNPYSEVCFDGYRPPSLLSFPGGADVGVEFNSLSKAYNCCGWRVGMVLGNKDIIAGLEKIKSHSDRGIYYPLQVAAVAALTGPDDFMAGRNRMFQERRDVVVNSLKEMGLAVELPRATFYVWAAIPEGYGTSRDFCFKVLDEIAVWMIPGSMYGRHGEGYFRIALTHPADRLSEAMDRLRGFL; from the coding sequence ATGATGACTGCAAAGCGTCTGGAAGCATTCGACGCCTACCTCGGAACCGCCATGAACGTCATCCTCACGCGGATGAAAGAAGAAGGGAAGGATGTGATCAATCTGGGCCTTGGAGATCCGGATACCCAGCCTCCGGAGCATCTTCGCAAGGCCTTGGCGGACGCCTGCCTTAACCCGGATCACCATCATTATCCCAGTTTTTATTCCCAGAGGCCCCTGAGGGAGGCTATTTCCACCTGGTACAGAGAACGTTACGGAGTTGAAACCGATCCAGAGACCGAGGTGCTTCCTCTCCTGGGATCAGCAGAGGGGCTCTTTCACATTCATTCTTGTCTGCTCGATATCGATGATGTCGCCCTTGTCCCGGATCCGGCCTATCCCGCTTACGAGGCCGGGGTCAAGATCGCAGGGGGGGTCGTGGAGTATGTGCCCTTGCTCAAGGAAAACGGATTTGTGCCGGACCTGGAGGCCATCCCCAGTGACACGGCCCGCAGGGCCAAGATGATCTGGATCAATTATCCGAACAATCCCACGGCCGCCGTGGCCACGGAGTCCTTTTTTCAAAGACTGATTGAATGGGCCAGGGAATACGAGGTGGCGGTAGTTGCTGACAACCCTTACTCAGAGGTCTGTTTTGATGGTTATCGTCCCCCCAGTCTCTTGAGTTTCCCGGGTGGCGCGGATGTCGGGGTCGAGTTCAATTCTCTTTCAAAGGCTTACAACTGTTGTGGGTGGCGTGTCGGCATGGTCCTGGGAAACAAGGACATCATCGCAGGGTTGGAGAAGATCAAATCCCACTCCGATCGGGGTATATATTATCCTCTCCAGGTGGCGGCCGTCGCGGCCCTGACCGGCCCGGATGACTTCATGGCGGGGCGGAACAGGATGTTTCAGGAACGGCGCGATGTCGTGGTCAATAGCCTGAAAGAAATGGGACTGGCTGTCGAACTCCCAAGGGCCACCTTCTATGTCTGGGCCGCCATTCCGGAGGGATACGGCACATCCAGAGACTTCTGTTTCAAAGTGCTTGATGAGATAGCCGTCTGGATGATTCCGGGTTCCATGTACGGACGACATGGGGAAGGCTACTTTCGGATCGCCCTCACCCATCCGGCCGACCGTCTGT
- a CDS encoding GntR family transcriptional regulator has protein sequence MDPLEIYKDLKHKIVWLELKPESTLNLAEVAASYGVSRNPVTIALTRLDAEEWVIRHGSHYMVSPLTLERMREITEVRAVTEVQANIWAMHRMSMEGLKELKELKEEIIQLGEKVTNRTMVEMDVRFHNLLYRETRNSKLAQILDQLLSHYLRFWLASPSRINRTDFFAQTLEIIRAVEEKDEVRLRAASAEHIKISLDEIMGLR, from the coding sequence TTGGATCCTTTGGAGATCTACAAAGACCTTAAACACAAGATCGTATGGCTGGAGTTGAAACCCGAGAGCACCCTGAATTTGGCCGAAGTGGCGGCCAGTTACGGGGTCAGCCGAAATCCTGTAACCATCGCTCTTACCCGGCTTGATGCCGAAGAGTGGGTGATTCGCCATGGCTCCCATTACATGGTCAGCCCTTTGACCCTTGAGCGCATGAGGGAGATCACTGAGGTTCGTGCCGTGACCGAGGTCCAGGCCAATATCTGGGCAATGCATCGGATGTCCATGGAAGGGCTCAAGGAACTGAAAGAACTCAAAGAGGAGATCATCCAGTTAGGGGAGAAGGTGACCAACCGAACCATGGTGGAAATGGATGTCAGGTTCCACAACCTTCTCTACAGAGAGACCCGGAACAGCAAGCTGGCCCAGATTCTGGATCAGTTGCTCAGCCATTACCTTCGTTTCTGGCTTGCTTCACCCTCACGGATCAATAGAACAGACTTTTTTGCTCAGACCCTTGAGATCATCCGGGCCGTCGAAGAAAAGGATGAGGTCAGGCTCAGAGCGGCCAGCGCTGAACACATCAAGATATCCCTGGATGAAATCATGGGGCTGCGGTGA
- a CDS encoding cupin domain-containing protein, with amino-acid sequence MEVLNFKDCEDVKIEKFPFKGEMRDVIGTSVRWLSRYGDDGNGYPEYGLRYFTIQPGGEIPIHNHFYHQTMYILSGRAECWQFDMEENIVDKKIVGPGDYIYVPSMEPHGMKNIGDDILTFLCCIGNVYENENDQGV; translated from the coding sequence ATGGAAGTGCTGAATTTCAAGGACTGTGAAGATGTCAAGATAGAGAAGTTCCCTTTTAAAGGTGAGATGCGTGACGTAATCGGGACCAGCGTGAGGTGGCTTTCCCGTTACGGGGACGACGGCAATGGATATCCGGAATACGGCCTCCGATACTTTACGATTCAACCCGGCGGCGAGATCCCGATTCACAATCACTTTTATCACCAGACTATGTACATCCTCTCCGGCAGGGCCGAATGCTGGCAGTTCGACATGGAAGAGAACATAGTGGATAAAAAAATCGTGGGGCCCGGCGACTATATCTACGTGCCGAGCATGGAACCCCACGGCATGAAGAACATCGGGGACGATATCCTGACCTTTCTCTGTTGTATCGGCAATGTGTACGAGAATGAAAACGATCAGGGGGTATAG